The DNA sequence TCGACTCCGTTACGAACGGCGACACCACCCGCGCCCTCGGGTTCCGGGGGCTGCCCTGGTGCTGGGGCCGCTGGGCATCGGGGAGGACCAAGGCTTCCCGGTGGCCGGCAGCCCGATCTCACAGGCTCTTCGTCGGCTGGGTGCGGTGGCACGGGCCGGTGGCGACGAGTTCTCGGCCGTGGGGCTGGACCGGCATCGTCACAGCGCCCGCTGGGCCGGCTGACCCCGCCGCGAAACCGCGCCCCTCAGGGCGTCACCACACGGTTGGCGTCGCCCTTCGCCGTGCCCTTGGTGGCGGACTTCGGGATCGGCTTGTCGTGCTTCAGGGCCGTCCACACCTGCTTGGCCTGTGACTCGGCCACGATCACCCGGTTCGGGTCCGCCGGGTCGTACTGGACCGGCATCGTGACCATGGTCATGTTCTTGGAGTCGATGCTCTTGAGGCCATTGGCGAACGACATGAGCGAGTTGACCGAGCCCAGGTCGGAGTCGGTGGTCACCGTCTTGGTGGCGGTGTTGGCCAGGTCGTAGAGCTTCTTCGGGTTGCCGAAGAGGTCGATGTCCTTGATCTGGTTGATCAGTGCCTTGATGAAGGCCTGCTGCAGCTGGATGCGACCGAGGTCGGAGCCGTCGCCGACGCCGTGCCGGGTGCGGACCAGGCCGAGGGCCTGCTTGCCGGTGAGCTGGTGCGTGCCGGCCTCGAGGTTGAGGTGACTGTCGGGGTCGTTGATGGCCTTGGTGGTGGTGACCTCGACGCCGCCGAGCTTGTCGACCAGCTTCTGGAAACCGGAGAAGTCGACTTCCAGGTAGTGGTCCATGCGAATGCCGGAGACGGACTCGACGGTCTTCACCGCACAGGCCGCTCCGCCCGTCGTGTACGCGGAGTTGAACATCACGTCGGAGTCGGCCGGGTACGTCTTGCCGTCGGTGTCGGTGCAGTCGGGCCGGTCGATGAGCGTGTCCCGCGGGATGGAGACGACGCTCGCCTTCTTGTGGCCCTTGTAGACGTGCAGGATCATCGCCGTGTCCGAGCGGGCGCTGCCGTCGTCGGCGCCGCCGCCGAGCTTCTTGTTGTTGCCGGAGCGGGTGTCCGAGCCGAGGACGAGGATGTTCTCCGAGCCGTCGTCGACCTTCTCGGGACGGTCGGTGCCGAGGGCCTGGTCGATGTCGACGCTCTTGAGGTTGCCGTTGAGCTTGAAGTACACGTAACCCGCACCGGTGCCGCCCAGGACCACGATCCCGGCGGCCGTCCAGGCCATGATCAGCAGGCTCTTGCGCTTGTCGCGCGGCTTGCGTCGGCGGCCCTTGGCGCGGCCACGCGGACCCTTGGGGCCGTTATCGCCTGGTATGGCGGGCTCCGGCGTGCTCTCGGCAGACACTGTGCTCCTCGGTTCTCGTCCGGTCGGTTACCCCCTGCTTTCAGGGTCAGGCGTGGCCATTTGGCCCGTACCACACCATCGTCACCCCGTCCGGTCAGACGGGGAAACTCGGAGAAGGGTTGCACAACGGACCGTGCCCACCGCTCGCAGGCGATGGGCACGGTGCGTAGTCACAGAGGCCTGACAAACTGGCCTCACCTGCGATTTCAGCCGAAGATGTCGTACTGCTTGTAATCGGTTCCCACGGATCTTGCTGTGGTAAAGATCTCGCTCGTGGCCTTGCCGGAACC is a window from the Streptomyces sp. NBC_00299 genome containing:
- a CDS encoding LCP family protein; the encoded protein is MSAESTPEPAIPGDNGPKGPRGRAKGRRRKPRDKRKSLLIMAWTAAGIVVLGGTGAGYVYFKLNGNLKSVDIDQALGTDRPEKVDDGSENILVLGSDTRSGNNKKLGGGADDGSARSDTAMILHVYKGHKKASVVSIPRDTLIDRPDCTDTDGKTYPADSDVMFNSAYTTGGAACAVKTVESVSGIRMDHYLEVDFSGFQKLVDKLGGVEVTTTKAINDPDSHLNLEAGTHQLTGKQALGLVRTRHGVGDGSDLGRIQLQQAFIKALINQIKDIDLFGNPKKLYDLANTATKTVTTDSDLGSVNSLMSFANGLKSIDSKNMTMVTMPVQYDPADPNRVIVAESQAKQVWTALKHDKPIPKSATKGTAKGDANRVVTP